A window of Toxotes jaculatrix isolate fToxJac2 chromosome 11, fToxJac2.pri, whole genome shotgun sequence genomic DNA:
aaatacactaggcaatgggcaacaggtgaaaccaattagggcggggcagacaatcgcaaaggagggaaacgagacaaagacaggaagtagaacaagacaagatacacaagggcagcgatttcaaaataaaacaggaactataaacaaaacttaacaaactaaacaagagttcaaaagtccacaaaagagttcagaatataaaaggattcccaaaaacagcccccttaggggctagtcatgacagtgtgtgtgtgtgtgtgtgtgtgtgtgtctgtgtgtgtctgtgtgtgtgtgtgtgtgtgtgtgtgtgtgtgtgtgtgtgtgtgtgtctgtgtgtgtctgtgtctgtgtctgtctgtttgatcaacagtgtgaacagtgaactaaaactgctttcatttccctttctacACAATCTCTTCTTAGCAaaatcctctctgcctcacttagCTCTCTGCTccctaatgtattaaaaattggGTTTAGTAAGTCCTGCTGTCCACTACAAAGGACactgaatcaaaaatgtgttttgaacggGTTAAAAtgattgtgcctttaaaaaaaatcttactaaaTTGAAGTCAAgactttgatattaaagaaaaaacttggtttttagcaacagaaacatgcaaaaaatcaatgacttatctctcttgttgccATAAAACATGGAAGTTGGAATTCCCGCCCTTTTGAaaagacagtgcatttgctgtgttggccacaaccccacaactgaggtatcacaagaaagcccaggatgtccacttaaaaggacagtacgattgagatagattctataaattatattttgacCTAGGGGTCTCAGACTTGTGTCcctcacagaggacaaaaatgaattgccaGGTCTCAGGAGGAGGATAGTTAAACTTGTCATTCAGTTGAAAAAGCACAGTTTTTTAAATCCTgcagaaatagaaatatatttttggatTCCAGGGACAATGCTTCTGGTGACAGCCTTTTTCAACTTCATACtgagcaagaaaacaaagaccaaGCCTCCAAAAAGACCACAGGAGAGCTACAGTGACCAAGGCCCGACAACTGTCTGTGTAACAGAAGGAGCAAGTTTGGACAGCCCTCTTTCATTCTTCCACATCATGACAGGAAGGAAAGGGGGCGGAATGGCTCTCACAACCAGAGACCGCTGCCTCGacctgggagagagaggagagagcatcCAGGCcatgctggagctggagcagacGGCAGCACCTAAAGACACAggcagggagagaaggaggtggaaaGAGAGGAGGCTGATAAGCTTCACAGGCAGGGAGGAgcctgtggagagagagatggaggagatggATGTCTACTATGAGCCAGAGCCAGACACCACCTCAGACACTGCGCCTATGATTACTGACTGAACATCCCTCTGCACGCAGACTAAGCTCCTTACTGATATCACATGAGGGAGAGCATGTGTAATGAAATCATACTGACTGGGTGCGACTAGCTGGTGCTACGTTGCGTTTGCTTCATTTAGCTGAAAAtgccattttaaaatgtctgagCAGCCAAAATAAATCTTTTGAGCATTTTTAAGTGTTCAGTAACAAGGCCTGGTGTGTTATATGTAACTacacaacaaaaatatgaagatgattagatttttttatgttctAGAGATCTGTATATTTTTTACTTCTAAAAGATCTCTTTGTACaaaataatgtttgatgtgttaAACTCTAGTATTTTTAACGACAGTTTCAAATTTATAAAttcaaagaaattaaaacatttgtaCCCTTATGTGCATGTGGGTGGCTTTTAATCTGATAGCCTGTTTCTGCAGGGCCAGCATTGATTGAAGGGCAGACATTAGTGTCAAGCAATCCAATCCAGTTAGTGCAGCATACATTATTCATAGGATAATAAATTAGATCaactgtttcattcattcagcgtcagagaaaatatgtgagaaTGTGACTGAGAGGAGCAGGCACTAGAGCTTGTGCAGGTGCATGTGTTAGTCACATTCAAGTCTcctcattgtgtgtttgtcatgtgTGAGTGGTGACCATGGAGACAGAGCTCTGGGAGGAGCGCTGGCGTTATTGTGGTGAGAAGAGAAACATCAGATCACCCACCAGAGCGCCACCATGGGCCCATGTCTCACCAAAACACATCTAATGTGCCAACACGCCAAACATAATTACAAGTATTATTCATGCATTAATAACATGTCATAGGCTGTGCATGGACCATATTAGTAGGGTGTGTGAATCAGACCCAAGCTCTATAAATCACCCTTAAATTAGCATATTTGTGATACAAAGGCGAGTATGAAAAGCCTGtattaatttttcatttgtttttcttttgttttatcaCACTACACAGGATAAATTCTCCACACAGACATTCCACTTTTGTACAGGTCATAAATCAATAGTGGTTTGCTCTGTCaaaaaacaggcacacacactgtattccTCAGTCCTTTGTTCACTGAACTGTAGGTATACAACTGTATGTAGCCTTAAGAGGCAATCTCTTTGTGGGATCAAAGCTAAGGGGAGAATCAATAAAAGCAGAGAGCCTCATTCATCAGAAAGCTGCTCACTGAGAACTGGGGGCCAGACAGcacacatctgaaaacacacGTAAACAGCCCGTGGGTGAAACAACTGGGTTATTCTCCATATTAGACACAAACTACATCCCCAGCAGCTACATGGTGTCATTCATTCTTTCAAcctttttaaaacatgtttttttttctgctatatCAAAGCCATGACATGTGAGCCCGGTCAGGAGGGAAGAGACGTTTTATGGAGAGAACAGGGAGTCTTTGTCCAGAGTTTGTTGAGGCCGCTCATCGGGCCATAATCAGGGCAGCATTGTGCTTCTCACAAGGATATCTGGTCAATTAGCAGCTGAGTGACCCAATATTAAacagaagggaggaaaagagcgTCAGTATTTCCAGTCCACTTCCATAAATGTTCCACTAACTTTTTTATACCCATATCCTCTAGAATGAGCTGTTCTCTGTGAGGGAAGTTATTCAGCTGCTGGAACAACTGACTTCCTCTGTGCATGTTAAATCATAAATCCTATTCAgatgggcagagagagagagagagagagagagaaggggggagagagagacttcctacagtttgtgtttccaCCCTACAATAGTTTCCTAGATGGTAGATCCAGGCTCAAAAACAGGATGGGTGAAGTAAATCTTAACAGGTCACAGGGACTTCTTCCTTTACTGCTGAGCTGGAAAAAGCAGGGCTGGTGCTTTAGTGCTTTGATTCTGTCAGACAGAATGTACATATAACACACTTgttgaaatgacaaaacaagcaCGATACAGGATAAAAACACGAAAAGTAAGAATCACGCCTATTGGTCCGTAATTTAAAAAAGATTTCCAGAAGATTACAGGTCAAAATAACAACacgttaaaaaataaattttgtcTAATGGTCCTTTGAACTGATTTTTGTCCTCAAAGACCAGAATTTGACTGGTATGATTAATGAGACTCAAGTAGTGCACTCAGAGCCACCTTGATCAGGAGGAGAGAGGTATGCAACCCTGAGTCTGTTGGCTCATTCTTaatgctgattggctgaggcgTGTCTGTGCGCGCCGTCTATTGGATCACCCTGTTGTCAGTTCTATCCTCCAGCTCTGAATGCCGCACGGCCAGGGAAGCATGAAGATAACCAACGATAAGCGGGATACATCGCTGTAGTACGGAAGAAGACGGAGGACGCTCTCTGCTATGGTAAGAACAAACAGATCAAATTTACTGCAGGATATGTTTTATAAGAATAGATCTGGAGGGAAGGAACTGTATCTATGCAATCATGAAAATAACAATTATAAGGGCCGTTCAGAAGTTGGTTGCAGGGTATTTACAAAAACAGGTTTATTTTGCATTGAGGAATATTAATACTGCGGTGTCTGGTGTaaaaaactttcctctttctgttttattccttTACTAAAACCAGACGTTTATCATAGTGATGGCTGCAGTTGAAATAGATCATTCTTCACcaagtgatcagctgagaaatGTCTCTCTCCAGTTAGCGTTTGTCTCGAAATTTTAGACTTTTGTAGgtgagagggttttttttgttgttgttttttgccAAAATGGGCATCGTGTGCGTAATTTGGAGCTCCCCTGGACATTTTGCGCGTTGGGATGGATTGTCTTCGGGCGCAGCTGGCACTGTAGGTGCGATAATTGGATACGAATCTCGCGATGATCAAACCAATTAGCAGACCTGCAATGAAGGTTCTTTGTCCACCGAGGGGGCTGACACACAGAGGTAGGTGCTTGGTTTAGTCacaagagaagaggaggaaggagaagagacagaTTATGTAAATTCACCAAAATCTCAGCATCATCCTATAAAGTGACCCCTGTTTTCTTTGCACAGCTCCAAGCCTTTGGCCCATCTTCTGTGAAGCCATGTGCAGCGGGtgaataattcattttaatggcGACAGACAGGAATCCTTTAAGTTATGGAAGATTTATACACCCATTATTATGTATAAATATGTATGAGAGATAGACTGACCATCCCATTATGCACCCACTTTGTCAGCACTTTCCTTGGATGAAAGTAGAGGTGGGCAGAGATCATTAAAGGAGGGGTGACAGATAGAGCTATTGCCTCAGTAATTAACATAAACATTGTTGGATTTCATGTAGGTGATGAATGAGTCCATTAGAAGTTTGGATTTGGATTTTAATCCTCGGCTGCACAAGAATAATAAGAGGAGCAGCAATGTGACAGAAATCCAAGTGACTCTTGTCTCCATTTTTCTTGCACATTGTTTAGCTGAATTTGCACCTCACTTCCCAGAGATCACTTCCTAGTCAGACAGCTGTGTGGTCAGTACTGGGCAGTCTTGTTTCCTGGTTTTTGTGGTGACTACCACTGCTCATGCAAgcattttttcttctgttttttttttttctaacaaactTCTGTTTCAGCTGCGAGAAATGCAAAAGAATCACCTCCTTTATCATGTGGCCAAATGATACACTGCAACTCTATGAATCATCTCAGAAAGTACTGAGAGTCCCAACCAAGAGTAACGACTTCATTAAAGCTGTCCAGTATCCTTGCCAGCTCTGTCCCTGCAGGTGTTGTCAGTGTGAATTGAAACCACAGTCCCTTTAAATCTGAAACAATATAACAATGTCTCTTTGAGCTGCCTAATGGGTCTTAATGGGTGAGTAAGAAAGTGCCagtgctgcttcactggatgaaGACGTCCGTGGAGTTCTGTATACATCATACTTTAGACACCAGGTGGTGCCATTGTAACACCACTGTCATGGTTAAGTGGCTGCAGTGGTTGGTATTTTAGGGTCAGGTGTTCAAATATATAACTCAGTGTATGCTCAAAGTATAATCTACAATATGTAATATTATGTTATATTAGATAAAAGAGAGCATGTTCTTGCATTTgaacaagacatttttttcatgttgtataaatataaaactatAATACaattccttaaaaaaaaactcagaccTATGACCTAAAACCCAAAATCACATTACACATTTTTACTTTAGATAACGCAAATGACACCTCATTCATTAACACACTACTATGAGCTGTTAATGAATCAGCTGTCAGTGTACATTGAAGAATGTGGTTaccgttgcattgtgggtagaTTTGTAGTGCACTACAGAAAGGTTGAAGCAAATACCTGGTAGTTAATGTTGaggtttgggttgtaaatcaaaagtaaaaatattaattatggGAACAGATTAGCCCTTTCCAGTGTCcagtgtctctttgtgtttttatatttgttattgtgttattattGATACATTGCACAGCTATTTTTTAATATGTGATATTCTGTTGTGTAGTTTATTATTGAACAATTCAGCAAGTAACTGCAGCCGTCACATAAATGTAATGATACTTGGGAAGTGCTTGAataagtgtgtttattttcaccAAGTTTTAAAGGAGTTTCAGTTGGTTGCATCTCATCCAATAACAGCATTGTCTTTGAAGTTTCACtttaaagacacacaaatacttTCACTGCATTCATCTGTAATCTGTGGGCTGTGCCTGCGACAAAGGCGACCTTGTTGAgctgtttactttcactttccatTCCGAAACTATGTGCTGTTATCACATGACTGTTTTGATATTAATTCCAATAGGTGGGAAAGAAC
This region includes:
- the tmem72 gene encoding transmembrane protein 72, whose translation is MGNSESMWWVVVECACRILGVSTATVLCAVGVETIQHGEFNSLGIYLLVSSVAIMMFEMAYFLDALLFMCLPCPPDWQVFVLWGKMARIGGFHKFLYYSIMSVVCFLHPVLVWHAIIPGTMLLVTAFFNFILSKKTKTKPPKRPQESYSDQGPTTVCVTEGASLDSPLSFFHIMTGRKGGGMALTTRDRCLDLGERGESIQAMLELEQTAAPKDTGRERRRWKERRLISFTGREEPVEREMEEMDVYYEPEPDTTSDTAPMITD